In the Cryptococcus neoformans var. neoformans JEC21 chromosome 1, complete sequence genome, one interval contains:
- a CDS encoding helicase, putative produces the protein MSGLPSLNAGITAAWNTSAPPQKKRTRRAIPLNDLPAPASPLDDSPAPATPAAPPRRKRPRAAPSVIAAKYAPPDLDLGALGGLQPQITQLLEIAALALFHPEIYLHTGVPRPKGVLLHGVPGGGKTQLVRCLAGELKLPFISVSAPSIVSGMSGESEKTLRDTFDEAKKVAPCILFLDEVDAITPKRENAQREMERRIVAQLLTCMDDLAASEEPVIIIGATNRPDSLDPALRRAGRFDHEIEMGVPSQEGREQILKVLCSKLRLSGDVDFRQLAKATPGYIGADLTALTTEAGIIAVKRIFDSGFGIGSGTDTPHDSEQGTVPEPDGAGMEAMAIDDRYTPFANLPDDVKETPIAKFLMSHPTALTSDQLSTISLTPADFLAALKIVQPSAKREGFATIPDVTWSDIGALSQTRDELHMAIVQPIRHPELFSVVGIDAPSGVLLWGPPGCGKTLLAKAVANESRANFISVKGPELLNKYVGESERAVRQVFARARSSSPCVIFFDELDALVPRRDDSMSESSARVVNTLLTELDGLDARKAVYVIGATNRPDMIDPAMVRPGRLDKLLYVDLPSPSERFEILKTHTKKTPINEDSWQAIKEIVASDKCDGFSGADIAALVREAATLALRAALESIGAFETPAEAEPEGIERKTDSVRVTAEHFAHAAQKTLPSVSREQRLKYERMRDKYAGVPTRGRRQREAEAEAASVAAAAAAKLASAGGAGTEARVEGEGMDVDEMGGARGGGVKEKAFVA, from the exons ATGAGCGGGCTTCCCTCCCTCAATGCGGGCATCACCGCCGCCTGGAACACGAGCGCCCCGCcccagaagaagcggaCACGGCGGGCGATCCCCCTCAACGACCTGCCCGCCCCGGCGTCCCCCCTCGACGACTCCCCCGCCCCAGCGACCCCCGCCGCCCCcccgaggaggaagagaccGCGGGCCGCCCCGTCTGTGATCGCCGCAAAGTACGCGCCGCCCGACCTCGACCTCGGCGCACTCGGCGGGCTCCAGCCGCAGATCACCCAGCTGCTCGAAATCGccgccctcgccctcttccaCCCCGAGATCTACCTCCACACCGGCGTCCCCCGGCCGAAGGGCGTCCTGCTCCACGGCGTGCCCGGCGGCGGCAAGACGCAGCTCGTGAGATGCCTAGCGGGC GAGCTGAAGCTGCCCTTCATCTCCGTGTCCGCACCCTCCATAGTGTCCGGCATGTCGGGCGAGTCGGAAAAGACTCTGCGAGACACCTTTGACGAAGCCAAG AAAGTCGCGCCATGtatcctcttcctggaCGAAGTCGACGCCATCACGCCCAAACGTGAAAACGCCCAACGGGAAATGGAGCGCCGTATCGTGGCTCAGCTCCTGACATGTATGGACGATCTCGCGGCGAGCGAAGAGcccgtcatcatcatcggcgCGACGAACCGGCCTGATTCTCTGGATCCCGCGCTGCGACGAGCGGGCAGGTTTGACCACGAGATTGAGATGGGTGTGCCCTCGCAAGAGGGTCGAGAACA GATCCTCAAAGTACTCTGCTCCAAGCTGCGTCTCTCGGGCGACGTCGATTTCCGCCAACTCGCAAAGGCCACCCCAGGCTACATTGGCGCAGATCTGACCGCGCTCACCACCGAAGCAGGTATCATTGCCGTCAAGCGCATCTTTGATAGCGGTTTCGGTATCGGTAGTGGTACCGATACCCCTCATGACAGCGAACAAGGGACCGTCCCCGAACCCGATGGTGCAGGTATGGAAGCCATGGCGATTGACGACCGCTATACACCTTTTGCCAACCTGCCCGACGACGTCAAGGAGACGCCCATCGCCAAATTCCTCATGTCCCATCCAACCGCCTTGACTTCCGACCAGCTGtccaccatctccctcaCCCCCGCCGACTTTCTTGCCGCATTAAAGATCGTCCAGCCTTCGGCCAAGCGTGAAGGTTTCGCCACCATCCCCGACGTCACCTGGTCTGATATCGGCGCGCTCAGTCAGACCCGAGATGAACTGCACATGGCCATTGTGCAGCCTATACGGCACCCGGAACTGTTTAGCGTCGTGGGTATCGATGCGCCAAGTGGTGTCCTGCTTTGGGGACCCCCTGGCTGTGGTAAGACACTTTTAGCCAAGGCAGTCGCGAATGAGAGTCGAGCAAACTTTATCTCCGTCAAGGGCCCAGAGTTGCTCAACAAG TATGTTGGCGAGAGTGAAAGGGCGGTGAGGCAAGTATTTGCTCGGGCACgatcatcttccccctgtgtcatcttctttgacgAGCTGGACGCTCTCGTGCCCCGTCGAGACGATTCTATG TCTGAATCCTCGGCAAGAGTAGTCAACACGCTCCTTACCGAACTCGACGGTCTTGATGCTCGTAAAGCCGTCTATGTCATCGGCGCCACTAACCGTCCGGACATGATCGACCCCGCCATGGTCCGACCCGGTCGTCTCGACAAACTCCTCTACGTCGACCTGCCTTCACCTTCCGAACGTTTCGAAATCCTCAAGACCCACACCAAGAAGACGCCGATCAACGAGGATTCATGGCAAGCGATCAAGGAAATCGTCGCTTCCGACAAGTGCGATGGCTTTTCCGGTGCGGACATTGCGGCGCTCGTGAGGGAAGCTGCCACGCTCGCACTCCGAGCCGCTTTGGAGAGTATAGGCGCATTCGAAACACCGGCAGAGGCCGAGCCGGAAGGGATCGAGCGAAAGACGGATTCCGTCAGGGTCACAGCTGAACATTTTGCCCATGCAGCACAAAAGACGTTACCGAGTGTCTCCAGGGAGCAGAGATTAAAGTatgagaggatgagggacAAGTATGCGGGTGTGCCTACCAGAGGGAGAAGGCAGCGAGAGGCTGAGGCTGAAGCTGCttctgttgctgctgctgccgccgccAAGTTAGCAAGTGCCGGTGGAGCGGGAACGGAGGCCAgggtggaaggagaagggatggatgttgatgagatGGGCGGggcgagaggaggaggtgtgaaagaaaaggcgTTTGTCGCTTAG
- a CDS encoding recombinase, putative: MSREQEQDPFVNQHGEEAEEEDFESLAPMLVAKLQEAGISAQDTKKLADAGFHTVEAVAFTPKKTLCTIKGISEQKADKILAEACKMVPMGFTTATEIHSRRSELVHITTGSTGLDTILGGGIETGAITELYGEFRTGKSQLCHTLAVTCQLPVSMGGGEGKCLYIDTEGTFRPVRMLAVAERYGLDGEEVLDNIAYARAYNADHQLQLLVQASAMMAESRFSLLIVDSCTSLYRTDFSGRGELSARQMHLAKFLRTLMRLADEFGVAVVVTNQVVAQVDGGQFAVADAKKPIGGNIMAHASTTRLNLRKGRGTSRVCKIVDSPCLPEAEAIFAINPNGIGDPEELQE; the protein is encoded by the exons ATGTCAAgagagcaggagcaggacCCATTCGTCAACCAGCACGGGGAAGAggccgaggaggaagactTTGAATCTCTGGCGCCTATGCTGGTGGCCAAGCTCCAG GAAGCGGGTATCTCTGCGCAAGACACCAAGAAACTTGCAGATGCCGGTTTCCACACTGTCGAGGCCGTAGCGTTCACTCCCAAGAAGACGCTATGCACTATCAAGGGCATTAGCGAGCAAAAGGCGGACAAGATTCTTGCTGAAG CGTGTAAGATGGTGCCTATGGGATTTACGACGGCTACAGAGATCCATTCAAGACGGTCAGAGTTGGTGCATATCACGACTGGTTCGACTGGGTTAGATACCATCTTGGGCGGCGGGATCGAGACGGGTGCCATCACCGAGCTTTACG GTGAATTCAGGACTGGTAAATCTCAGCTCTGTCATACGCTTGCCGTTACTTGTCAA CTCCCCGTGTCGATGGGCGGTGGTGAGGGAAAATGTCTTTACATCGATACCGAAGGCACGTTCCGACCTGTCCGTATGCTTGCTGTCGCCGAACGGTACGGTCttgatggggaagaggtgctCGACAATATCGCCTACGCCAGGGCGTACAATGCGGATCATCAGTTGCAGTTGCTGGTGCAAGCGAGTGCCATGATGGCCGAGTCTAG GTTTTCGCTTTTGATTGTCGATTCGTGTACGTCACTCTACCGAACGGATTTCTCGGGTCGAGGGGAGCTTTCCGCCAGGCAAATGCATTTGGCAAAGTTCTTGAGAACGTTGATGAGACTGGCCGATGAG TTTGGCGTTGCTGTTGTCGTCACAAATCAAGTTGTCGCCCAAGTCGACGGCGGACAGTTTGCCGTCGCCGACGCCAAGAAGCCAAT TGGTGGTAACATTATGGCTCACGCGTCTACTACTCGACTCAACTTGCGAAAGGGCCGTGGAACGTCGCGGGTGTGCAAGATTGTTGACAGCCCCTGTCTTCCAGAAGCCGAAGCCATCTTTGCCATCAA TCCCAATGGTATCGGAGATCCCGAGGAATTGCAAGAGTAG
- a CDS encoding capsular associated protein → MKPVGSLSLGRKLPSAGSLLVGILVGLLVASLLRRGDSSTEAWRGSGVNKLRPNPVAGSSRLQRSQIMLPSIEQRLHILQLISTLSAHHTKECLRNPQPLYVEQVKERYAPLVGYKKPWSNSGWLGRLFGGKSDSQSTMASTTGNDRLDNIKRDLQARQHKYFFAINLYNSFDVIPDLFATLFRAAAILGYHNVFVSIYENGSNDQTKALLKIFDALARTVGLRIIIRTSMRTRGLFNHRIEYLAEVRNAAMLPLHELRDNDGEVFDSVVFMNDILPCVDDLLELIWQSRRQNAGITCAADYMYHDDIGAPVFYDNWVARDINGTALENAPFEQIFHHTESNHRFQRHLPIQVQSCWNGIAILDPTPFYEPPHVRFRMANLAQGECSASECSLICNDYFNAGYGRIIMVPRVKLAYDRKVWDIIHPERRNLTAIRGYKRIGGLPDDPHSDPQDRSWYGPHDRLFTPEETEELEFVPGPEYVWCWGWDGAGDLDGPDVDPIWEHMQPRSYSEEAIQIKHYRNMPGW, encoded by the exons ATGAAACCCGTGGGATCGCTCTCCCTGGGCAGAAAACTGCCCTCGGCCGGATCGCTGCTCGTCGGCATCCTCGTAGGACTGCTCGTTGCTTCC CTGTTACGCCGGGGAGAT TCCAGCACCGAAGCATGGCGTGGTAGTGGTGTGAACAAGCTGCGGCCCAACCCCGTCGCGGGCTCGTCCCGTTTACAGCGCTCCCAAATCATGCTCCCCTCCATCGAGCAACgtctccatatcctccaACTCATCAGCACCCTCTCCGCCCACCACACCAAGGAGTGTCTCCGCAACCCGCAGCCGCTCTACGTCGAGCAAGTCAAGGAACGGTACGCGCCTCTTGTCGGGTACAAGAAACCGTGGTCCAACTCTGGCTGGCTGGGCAGACTGTTTGGCGGCAAGAGTGATTCCCAGTCGACCATGGCGTCGACCACTGGAAACGACAGGCTGGACAACATCAAGCGGGATCTGCAGGCGAGGCAGCACAAGTACTTTTTCGCGATCAACTTGTACAACTCGTTTGACGTCATCCCCGACCTCTTTGCGACACTCTTCCGAGCGGCTGCCATCTTGGGCTACCACAACGTCTTTGTCTCCATCTACGAAAACGGGTCCAACGACCAGACAAAGGCGCTCTTGAAGATTTTCGATGCCCTCGCGCGAACCGTCGGCCTGAGGATCATCATCCGAACATCTATGCGTACCCGAGGTCTGTTCAACCACCGTATCGAATACCTTGCCGAAGTCCGAAACGCCGCCATGCTGCCCCTCCACGAACTTCGTGACAATGACGGGGAAGTCTTTGACTCGGTCGTCTTCATGAACGATATCTTGCCCTGTGTCGACGACCTGCTCGAGTTGATTTGGCAGAGTAGGAGACAGAATGCGGGTATCACCTGTGCGGCGGATTACATGTACCACGATGATATC GGTGCTCCTGTATTCTACGACAACTGGGTCGCCCGTGACATTAACGGTACCGCGCTCGAGAATGCGCCTTTCGAGCAAATCTTCCACCACACTGAATCCAACCACCGATTCCAGCGACATTTGCCCATCCAAG TCCAATCGTGCTGGAACGGTATCGCTATTCTCGATCCCACTCCCTTTTACGAACCTCCTCATGTCAGGTTCCGAATGGCCAACTTGGCTCAAGGCGAATGCTCGGCGAGTGAATGCTCTCTCATCTGCA ATGACTACTTTAACGCCGGGTACGGACGGATCATCATGGTTCCCCGAGTCAAGCTCGCCTACGACCGAAAAGTCTGGGATATTATCCACCCCGAACGAAGAAATCTCACTGCTATCAGAGGTTACAAGCGTATCGGCGGTTTGCCGGATGACCCTCACTCGGATCCACAGGATAGGAGCTGGTACGGCCCGCACGATAGGTTGTTCACCCCCgaagagacggaagaaTTGGAGTTTGTACCCGGACCAGAGTATG TGTGGTGCTGGGGTTGGGACGGTGCTGGTGATCTTGACGGACCGGATGTGGACCCGATTTGGGAACACATGCAACCTAGGTCATACTCTGAAGAGGCGATCCAGATCAAGCATTACCGAAATATGCCTGGATGGTAG
- a CDS encoding 60s ribosomal protein l27, putative, giving the protein MFLRPTSIPSAVSQIRAQLFAGPSSLASQIQVRWASKAAGGKSKNGRESAGRRLGVKRYGDQYVTPGTIIVRQRGANFHPGQNVAVGKDFTIYALQPGYVKFYQHHLPYPHLSRPDQPGPQNVPSVKRPRQFRQFVGIARDREDKLPRDERAVGRERRFWGWPKEKVEVVPEAAVESAAGIQA; this is encoded by the exons ATGTTCCTCCGGCCAACTTCTATACCATCGGCCGTCTCGCAAATCAGAGCACAGCTTTTCGCTGGTCCTTCCT CTCTTGCTTCCCAAATCCAGGTACGATGGGCCTCGAAAGCAGCTGGTGGAAAGTCGAAGAATGGTAGAGAATCGGCTGGTAGGAGATTAGGTGTGAAGCGATATGGCG ACCAATATGTGACTCCTGGAACTATCATTGTGCGACAGCGAGGAGCCAATTTCCATCCCGGGCAAAATGTCGCTGTCGGCAAAGACTTTACCATTTACGCCCTTCAACCAGGCTACGTCAAGTTTTACCAACATCACCTTCCCTATCCCCATCTTTCACGACCCGACCAACCGGGTCCTCAGAATGTGCCGTCGGTAAAGAGGCCGAGGCAGTTTAGGCAGTTTGTGGGTATTGCGAGGGATAGGGAAGACAAGTTGCCGAGAGATGAGAGGGCTgtggggagggagaggagattCTGGGGTTGgcccaaggagaaggttgaggtCGTTCCCGAGGCGGCTGTTGAGAGCGCCGCGGGTATCCAGGCATAG
- a CDS encoding expressed protein encodes MPKHVPTFKHLLYSSQSRTPQQSQPQPAPQRRRPGPRGIPPYIVGENVWSPNTSGGVDATLLMDLDHGAIHPAELLRRFEHSRWVASRTTAGPAAPPSWHAATRLASRPKLTTQITQDYPPVTTNQLEEASSLFTHRPRQRKKPIPRLLDFCFDVILRYMDDESVIYAPEHGEEIEQQDNETYSMGRLLREQTTYLEPHLKTDLVDAASLLPETSKHISDRAYKAMLYDLPPDISEEEDTVHENDWDTPDVDAHLTHLPLTLHSSPVTFLRSVPSVSSLTSINIAYSIIPDLEGLVNVLPKGLRELGLAGISIKNGEDSVKKGFIRLARKLIVLKVLDLSHPRFFLPVSTLTTFLHPAETHLPSLRKLGMRGVHSQQMAGSFGISALPGSTDDGRNREKEAKRGIENIIRGGGRTRWVEIIWGDDEDLL; translated from the exons ATGCCAAAACACGTCCCTACATTCAAGCACCTCCTATACTCTTCACAGTCACGCACTCCGCAGCAGAGCCAGCCACAGCCAGCACCACAAAGAAGACGGCCAGGGCCTCGAGGCATCCCTCCCTATATCGTTGGAGAAAATGTATGGTCTCCAAACACTTCCGGGGGTGTAGATGCCACCCTGCTCATGGACCTTGATCATGGTGCCATACACCC CGCTGAGCTCTTGCGTCGATTTGAACATTCTCGTTGGGTGGCTTCTCGGACGACGGCAGGACCTGCAGCTCCCCCTTCATGGCATGCTGCTACAAGGCTAGCTTCCCGACCAAAGTTGACAACCCAGATAACACAGGACTACCCGCCTGTTACCACAAACCAACTCGAAGAAGCGTCCTCCTTATTCACCCATCGACCAAGGCAGCGGAAAAAACCTATCCCGCGGCTTTTGGACTTTTGCTTTGATGTAATTCTGAGGTATATGGATGATGAATCGGTCATCTATGCTCCCGAacatggagaagagattgaaCAACAAGATAATGAGACATACTCTATGGGTCGTCTTTTACGCGAACAAACGACCTATCTGGAACCGCATCTCAAAACCGACCTTGTCGACGCTGcatcccttctcccagAAACGTCCAAGCACATTTCAGACCGCGCATATAAAGCTATGCTGTATGATCTTCCTCCCGATATatccgaggaagaagatacTGTACATGAAAATGACTGGGACACTCCAGATGTAGACGCCCATCTCACCCATCTACCTCTTAcccttcattcttctcctgttACATTCCTTCGAAGCGTTCCTTCGGTATCATCCCTCACATCTATCAACATTGCATACTCTATAATACCAGATCTGGAAGGGCTTGTCAACGTACTACCGAAGGGACTGAGAGAGTTGGGGCTGGCAGGGATCAGTATCAAGAATGGAGAGGACAGCGTCAAGAAAGGGTTCATAAGGCTGGCGCGAAAGCTGATTGTTCTAAAG GTACTAGACCTTTCGCACCCGcgcttttttcttcccgTCTCCACATTGACGACGTTTCTCCATCCGGCCGAGACACACCTGCCTTCGCTCAGAAAATTAGGTATGCGCGGCGTTCATTCACAGCAGATGGCCGGCTCGTTTGGCATATCAGCCCTTCCTGGTTCGACGGATGACGGTCGAAAtcgagaaaaagaggcgAAGCGCGGGATAGAGAATATTATCAGAGGCGGCGGGAGGACGAGATGGGTTGAAATCATATGGGGAGACGACGAGGATCTGTTGTAG
- a CDS encoding ATP-dependent RNA helicase prh1, putative, which yields MTVAASTSSQLPSSVKPQPRVSNFNDSSDEDEAESTPKAEKKKKKVNNLDVNGVYSPKSPKKRKIGQANGDLGKGKKDGAEARRREAERLLVKRKELPFYQGRRMILEEIMANDTTIILGETGCGKSTQLPQLLRTHPVSVNHFSPSSSNRFRGPSIAITQPRRLPAIALANRVSQEMGCQIGGEVGYSVRFEDVTSRETRVRYLTEGVLMRELAGSDPKICPPEKGANGTANGEDENDSHMSEGQGLNLLLNYDVVIIDEAHERTLNTDFLCGALKRVQRIRKDIARRQAEEEFQGKEKIPGKKKVKELKLVIMSATLDPTKFKTFFGTGRDALLVKGRMYEVATQHVLEPVDDFIEAAARQVMTIHCSPDSPGDVLVFMPGSEEIENCVELLKRVSKQLAPGSPALQVLPLYAALPPTAQSKIFIPTPDNTRRVIVATNIAETSMTIPGVAFVVDSGFKKEKEYVFRNAGALEHLRKKGISKASAWQRTGRAGRERAGHCYRLFTQDFFDKMPEFDAPEIQRCNLSSAVLQLIAMGQNPFEFEYIDNPGRDSILAAFQELVGLSALSSPTTITPLGLQMLRFPLDPPHARILLAAFEYGCANEIIDIISLVNAGGNVFIDRPNDREEAAQARQKFIHREGDHLTMMNVFRAYTELKESKSSSHSNSSSQSLVGWCKDNHVNSKTLAQALKVREQLRELSERLGKDWKASCGSEWGMVGRSLLQGLFMNTAVIQADGSYRQTAGSLTVKIHPSSVLMSKKVPAILYDELTITTAFYARNVSAFEQHWLTEVPWFAKAGTSVAAPVGKGNL from the exons ATGACTGTAGCCGCAAGCACTAGCAGCCAACTACCGAGCTCCGTTAAGCCTCAGCCTAGGGTGTCAAATTTCAATGACTCTTCagatgaggacgaagcTGAATCCACACCTAAAGccgaaaaaaagaagaagaaggtcaaCAATCTCGATGTCAATGGGGTATATTCACCGAAAAGCCCAAAGAAGCGAAAGATTGGCCAGGCGAATGGAGATTTGggcaaggggaagaaggacggcgctgaagcaagaagaagggaagcaGAAAGACTATTGGTGAAGCGTAAGGAACTCCCATTTTACCAAG GGAGACGGATGATCTTGGAAGAAATCATGGCAAATGATACTACAATC ATCCTAGGCGAAACGGGTTGTGGTAAATCCACCCAACTTCCGCAGCTTCTGCGCACCCACCCTGTCTCTGTCAACCATTTCTCGccgtcttcatcaaatcGTTTCCGAGGACCATCCATTGCCATTACCCAACCTCGACGCTTGCCGGCTATAGCATTGGCCAACAGAGTATCCCAGGAGATGGGCTGTCAAATAGGGGGAGAAGTAGGGTACAGTGTGAGGTTTGAGGATGTCACAAGTCGAGAGACTCGGGTGCGGTACTTGACGGAAGGTGTGTTGATGAGGGAGTTGGCTGGGTCGGACCCCAAGATTTGCCCTCCCGAAAAAGGAGCCAATGGGACGGCGAacggagaagatgaaaatgacTCCCACATGTCTGAGGGACAAGGTCTTAACCTTCTACTCAACTACGACGTCGTCATAATCGATGAAGCTCATGAACGTACACTCAATACTGACTTCCTCTGTGGTGCTTTGAAGAGGGTTCAGCGGATACGTAAAGACATTGCTCGCCGGCaagccgaagaagaattccaagggaaggagaagatacCAGGCAAGAAAAAGGTCAAGGAGTTGAAGCTAGTGATCATGAGTGCGACTCTTGATCCTACCAAGTTCAAGACATTCTTCGGAAC TGGCCGAGATGCGCTCTTAGTCAAAGGCCGAATGTATGAAGTGGCTACACAGCACGTATTGGAGCCTGTAGACGATTTTATCGAAGCAGCTGCTCGACAAGTCATGACAATACATTGTTCTCCCGATAGTCCTGGTGACGTGCTGGTCTTCATGCCGG GCTctgaggagattgagaatTGCGTAGAGCTTCTTAAAAGAGTTTCCAAGCAGCTTGCTCCTGGATCTCCCGCTCTTCAGGTTCTTCCCCTTTACGCCGCTTTGCCCCCCACTGCCCAATCCAAGATCTTCATTCCCACACCAGACAACACCAGACGTGTCATCGTAGCGACCAATATTGCCGAGACATCTATGACCATACCGGGTGTGGCGTTTGTGGTTGACAGCGGTTTtaagaaggaaaaagaataTGTGTTTAGGAATGCTGGGGCTTTGGAACActtgagaaagaaaggaatCAGTAAAGCGTCAGCGTGGCAGAGGACTGGTCGAGCGGGACGAGAA AGAGCGGGACATTGTTATCGTCTTTTCACCCAGGATTTCTTCGACAAGATGCCTGAATTCGACGCCCCCGAGATTCAAAGATGTAACCTTTCATCGGCTGTTTTGCAACTCATAGCGATGGGACAAAACCCCTTTGAATTTGAGTACATTGATAACCCCGGTCGTGATTCAA TCCTTGCGGCATTCCAAGAGCTTGTCGGTCTCTCcgctctttcttctcccacaACCATTACGCCCCTCGGCCTCCAAATGCTCCGATTTCCTCTCGATCCTCCTCACGCTCGTATCCTCCTTGCTGCCTTTGAGTATGGATGTGCCAACGAAATCATTGACATCATCTCCCTTGTGAATGCTGGCGGTAATGTATTCATCGACCGACCTAACGAtagggaagaagctgctCAGGCGCGACAAAAGTTTATTCATCGCGAAGGCGATCatttgacgatgatgaacgTTTTCAGGGCGTACACTGAGTTGAAGGAATCcaagtcttcttctcacagcaactcttcctcgcaGAGTTTGGTTGGCTGGTGCAAGGACAATCATGTCAACTCAAAAACCCTCGCTCAGGCACTCAAGGTTCGCGAACAGCTTCGAGAGTTGTCTGAGAGGCTAGGAAAGGATTGGAAGGCGAGTTGTGGGAGTGAATGGGGGATGGTTGGGAGGTCTTTGCTGCAGGGTTTGTTCATGAACACGGCGGTAATCCAAGCCGATGGCAGCTACAGACAGACGGCCGGTAGCTTG ACCGTCAAGATCCACCCTTCAAGTGTATTGATGAGCAAAAAAGTACCTGCAATCTTGTATGATGAACTC ACCATCACCACCGCGTTTTACGCTCGAAACGTCTCTGCTTTTGAACAACATTGGCTTACAGAGGTACCATGGTTCGCGAAAGCTGGTACTAGTGTAGCTGCGCCCGTCGGAAAGGGTAATTTATAA